A genomic window from Fundidesulfovibrio magnetotacticus includes:
- a CDS encoding M48 family metallopeptidase gives MTPTLPALAVLAALIFTEALSALARWLNVRSLSLELPAPLRGIWSEEAYARSQRYLAASTRLGLAREGFSLACLLAFLSCGGVCWLDGAARAAFPGEVGAGLAFLGALALAQALLDLPFAAWSAFVVEARFGFNTTTARTFVLDRLKGLGLAVILGGALLAAVLWAFQTLGGMAWLAAWAVVTAFSGVLLVVAPTWILPLFNRFEPLPQGDTRQALEDYARDEGFALDGVFVMDGSKRSTKANAFFTGVGKRKRISLYDTLLDKMTPEQLVAVLAHEIGHSRLGHIRTGFWLGTLRTGLTLGLAQLFLGWGGLQEAFGATRPSIHVGLMLFALAWQPLALGLGALSNAVSRRFERQADAFAARAPGGPQALAEALKALSLANLSNLTPHPLLVALEYSHPPVLERLRLLAAHGPGPRPSGAA, from the coding sequence GTGACCCCCACCCTGCCCGCGTTGGCCGTGCTCGCGGCCCTGATCTTCACTGAAGCCCTCTCGGCCCTGGCCCGCTGGCTCAACGTCCGCTCGCTCTCCCTGGAGCTGCCCGCCCCCCTGCGCGGCATCTGGAGCGAGGAGGCCTACGCCAGGAGCCAGCGCTACCTGGCGGCCTCCACGCGCCTCGGCCTGGCGCGCGAGGGTTTCTCCCTGGCCTGCCTGCTGGCCTTCCTCTCGTGCGGCGGCGTGTGCTGGCTGGACGGTGCGGCCCGCGCGGCCTTCCCCGGCGAGGTGGGCGCGGGGCTGGCCTTCCTGGGCGCGCTGGCCCTGGCCCAGGCCCTGCTGGACCTGCCCTTCGCCGCGTGGTCCGCCTTCGTGGTGGAGGCCCGTTTCGGCTTCAACACCACCACCGCGCGCACTTTCGTGCTGGACCGGCTGAAGGGTCTGGGCTTGGCCGTGATCCTGGGGGGGGCGCTCCTGGCGGCCGTGCTCTGGGCCTTCCAGACCCTGGGCGGAATGGCCTGGCTCGCGGCCTGGGCCGTGGTCACGGCCTTCTCCGGGGTGCTCCTGGTGGTGGCCCCCACGTGGATTCTCCCCCTCTTCAACCGCTTCGAGCCCCTGCCTCAGGGCGATACACGCCAGGCCCTCGAGGACTACGCAAGGGATGAAGGCTTTGCCCTGGACGGCGTGTTCGTCATGGACGGCTCGAAGCGCTCCACCAAGGCCAACGCCTTCTTCACGGGCGTGGGAAAACGCAAGCGCATCAGCCTGTATGACACTTTGTTGGACAAGATGACGCCGGAACAGCTGGTGGCCGTGCTGGCCCACGAGATCGGGCACTCCCGGCTGGGTCACATCCGCACGGGGTTCTGGCTCGGGACGCTCAGGACCGGCCTGACGCTGGGGCTGGCCCAGCTTTTCCTGGGCTGGGGCGGGCTCCAGGAGGCCTTCGGGGCCACGCGGCCCTCGATCCATGTGGGGCTTATGCTCTTCGCCCTGGCCTGGCAGCCCCTGGCCCTGGGCCTGGGGGCGCTCTCAAACGCCGTGTCGAGGCGCTTCGAGCGCCAGGCCGACGCCTTCGCCGCCCGCGCCCCCGGCGGGCCGCAGGCTCTGGCAGAGGCCCTCAAGGCTCTGAGCCTGGCCAACCTCTCCAACCTCACGCCGCACCCTTTGCTGGTGGCTCTTGAATACAGCCACCCGCCGGTGCTGGAGCGCCTGCGTCTGCTGGCCGCACATGGTCCGGGGCCGCGTCCGTCGGGGGCCGCCTAG
- a CDS encoding MerR family transcriptional regulator — protein MARPGDDNTLTHRDLARALGVSETTIKSYRRKFPEFWQAEGDGKPLRFAPRCLDLARAIQTHFRRGLSVEAARARLGEEFSPAAPAPVPVAPADSGAPKPPGNAPGTAAPSPPDSLARIEGLLEGLFTLQNRTHSLMAELLAKLDAVAEALPSGSSPPAHAPGRSTPGADVGRAAPASACGAPGNRPVQARPAAVQGARAPGSPPQAPLRSAPASDPPRTPAPADQTEEAPPDAFQDLPVVVVRSSDGNYLGMTQPSGRPFALRHFARFLARRAGPEGGRARWLRQGGDWVFSLESRGQAHDHRFQEATTPKGNAVARFSGLSVGGRAASEAALQALLRQMKETPEP, from the coding sequence GTGGCCCGGCCCGGGGACGACAACACGCTGACGCACCGCGACCTGGCCCGGGCCCTGGGCGTCAGCGAGACCACCATCAAGAGCTACCGCCGCAAGTTCCCGGAGTTCTGGCAGGCCGAGGGGGACGGCAAACCCCTGCGCTTCGCGCCCCGGTGCCTGGACCTGGCCCGGGCCATCCAGACCCATTTCCGGCGCGGCCTCTCCGTGGAGGCCGCCCGCGCCCGCCTGGGCGAAGAGTTCTCGCCCGCCGCGCCCGCACCCGTGCCGGTGGCCCCCGCGGACTCCGGCGCGCCAAAACCGCCGGGAAATGCCCCCGGAACGGCCGCCCCATCGCCCCCGGACTCCCTGGCGCGCATCGAGGGGCTTCTGGAGGGGCTCTTCACCCTGCAGAACCGCACTCATTCCCTCATGGCCGAGCTGCTGGCCAAGCTCGACGCCGTGGCCGAGGCCCTTCCGAGCGGGTCCTCCCCCCCCGCGCACGCCCCGGGCAGGTCCACGCCCGGCGCGGATGTCGGCCGCGCCGCACCGGCTTCGGCATGCGGCGCGCCCGGGAACCGGCCGGTCCAGGCTCGTCCGGCCGCCGTCCAGGGAGCAAGAGCACCCGGTAGCCCCCCACAGGCCCCGCTCCGGAGCGCCCCCGCATCCGACCCTCCCCGGACGCCCGCACCGGCCGACCAGACCGAAGAGGCCCCGCCCGACGCGTTCCAGGACCTCCCCGTGGTGGTGGTGCGCTCCTCCGACGGCAACTACCTGGGCATGACCCAGCCCTCCGGGCGTCCCTTCGCCCTGCGCCATTTCGCGCGCTTCCTCGCGCGGCGCGCGGGTCCCGAGGGCGGGCGCGCCCGCTGGCTCCGCCAGGGGGGGGACTGGGTGTTTTCCCTGGAGAGCCGGGGCCAGGCGCACGACCACCGTTTCCAGGAGGCCACCACGCCCAAGGGCAACGCCGTCGCCCGCTTCTCGGGCCTCTCCGTGGGCGGACGCGCGGCCTCCGAGGCAGCGCTCCAGGCCCTCCTCCGCCAGATGAAGGAAACCCCCGAGCCATGA
- a CDS encoding Crp/Fnr family transcriptional regulator: MSGFEGISLFADLDPGEIEAVRPLFTRREVPAATRIIAEGETGSEMFVLVAGSVRVVKSMVLPGIAPEALAGKEPSKVLAHLTGDDAPFFGEMGLVSDAPRSATVETQEPCIFLVTDRERLFKLVRARPETGCKLLAALCGRLAHMVRTSNAEVVKLTTALAILLAGRS; this comes from the coding sequence GTGAGCGGCTTCGAGGGCATCAGCCTCTTCGCGGACCTCGACCCCGGCGAGATCGAGGCCGTGCGCCCGCTCTTCACCCGCCGTGAAGTGCCCGCCGCCACGCGCATCATCGCCGAGGGCGAAACGGGCAGCGAGATGTTCGTGCTGGTGGCCGGCAGCGTGCGCGTGGTCAAATCCATGGTGCTGCCGGGCATCGCTCCCGAGGCCCTGGCCGGAAAGGAGCCCTCCAAGGTGCTGGCGCACCTCACGGGCGACGACGCGCCCTTCTTCGGCGAGATGGGCCTGGTGAGCGACGCCCCCCGCTCCGCCACGGTGGAGACCCAGGAGCCCTGCATCTTCCTGGTCACGGACCGCGAGCGCCTCTTCAAGCTGGTGCGCGCCCGCCCCGAAACCGGCTGCAAGCTCCTGGCCGCCCTCTGCGGGCGTCTCGCCCACATGGTGCGCACCTCCAACGCCGAGGTGGTGAAGCTCACCACCGCACTGGCCATCCTCCTGGCGGGCAGGAGCTGA